One genomic segment of Oncorhynchus tshawytscha isolate Ot180627B unplaced genomic scaffold, Otsh_v2.0 Un_contig_14419_pilon_pilon, whole genome shotgun sequence includes these proteins:
- the LOC121838622 gene encoding tumor necrosis factor receptor superfamily member 6B-like isoform X2: MTPPLPLSSPVDDKGQREGSMIKSFYSWTSDNINMLFTILVVLASVDLSCSATKEVLQSQTPATYHHLDSSTGQLLTCHRCPPGHHMSAHCTATTQTVCTPCPSGHYTQYWNYLHKCLYCGTFCGEHQVVKEECSVLNDRVCECKGGYYWDADFCIRHSECPSGYGVKRRGTTETDTECEKCPPGSFSYSTSSRALCVNHTDCASLGRKTVLRGTCWHDNLCALSCEELKDGGEFKLLRTFLPDFFTHHKMRVVKLRKLVWRLMATEEEQEHQEQQQHPASSLSQSGQRGLLQGQVKDWIRDASEEDLRRLPEILRKTHQSVMAERLEGKMRELQEASECNSVRNGVTSSPHCDVEEVSQSE, from the exons atgactcctccccttcctctttctaGTCCGGTTGACGATAAAGGGCAGAGAGAAGGATCCATGATCAAGTCCTTTTACAGCTGGACAAGCGACAACATCAACATG TTGTTCACAATCCTCGTAGTGCTGGCGTCGGTTGATCTCAGCTGTAGCGCAACGAAAGAGGTTCTTCAAAGTCAGACCCCCGCCACGTATCACCACCTGGACTCCTCCACCGGCCAGTTACTCACCTGTCATCGCTGTCCACCTGGCCATCACATGTCTGCGCACTGCACCGCCACCACGCAGACCGTGTGTACACCATGTCCATCAGGCCACTACACTCAGTACTGGAACTACCTGCACAAGTGCCTGTACTGCGGCACGTTCTGTGGGGAGCACCAGGTGGTCAAGGAGGAGTGCTCGGTCCTCAATGACAGGGTGTGTGAGTGCAAAGGAGGATATTACTGGGACGCCGATTTCTGTATCAGACACTCGGAGTGTCCTTCTGGCTACGGGGTGAAACGGAGAG GTACGACGGAGACGGACACAGAGTGTGAAAAATGCCCTCCCGGTTCCTTCTCCTACAGCACTTCTTCGCGCGCGCTGTGCGTAAATCACACGGATTGCGCGTCACTGGGGCGGAAGACGGTCCTCAGGGGTACGTGTTGGCACGACAACCTCTGCGCCCTTTCCTGTGAAGAACTGAAAGATGGAG GTGAGTTTAAACTACTCAGAACTTTCCTTCCTGACTTCTTCACTCATCACAAGATGAGAGTGGTGAAGCTGAGGAAGCTGGTCTGGAGGTTGATGGCCACTGAAGAGGAGCAGGAGCAccag gagcagcagcagcacccaGCCAGCAGCCTCTCCCAGTCCGGCCAGAGAGGCCTCTTGCAGGGCCAGGTGAAGGACTGGATCAGGGATGCCTCAGAGGAAGACCTGAGGAGACTCCCTGAAATACTGAGGAAGACCCATCAGAGTGTGATGGCCGAGAGACTAGAGGGGAAGATGAGGGAGTTACAGGAAGCCTCTGAGTGTAACTCGGTTAGAAACGGGGTGACCTCATCGCCTCACTGTGATGTAGAAGAGGTTTCTCAATCTGAATAA
- the LOC121844487 gene encoding tumor necrosis factor receptor superfamily member 11B-like produces MMVMKSLPGVRAHEEDIRAVVSSCRSQQYLLQLLHLWKNQNKDLDINKGLAHSLSRLRQQGAPRPLLRSIKKINRIISTSSIHKMYEKMFLNMIEDGTCFNTKPFNQ; encoded by the exons atgatggtgatgaagagTCTTCCAGGGGTCCGGGCTCACGAGGAAGACATCAGGGCCGTGGTCTCCTCATGCCGATCCCAGCAGTACCTCCTGCAGCTCCTACACCTTTGGAAGAACCAGAACAAGGACCTGGACATCAATAAG GGTCTGGCTCACAGCCTGAGCAGGCTTCGGCAGCAGGGGGCACCACGCCCACTCCTCAGGAGCATCAAGAAGATCAACCGGatcatctccacctcctccataCACAAGATGTACGAGAAGATGTTCCTCAACATGATCGAGGACGGGACCTGCTTCAACACCAAACCCTTCAACCAATAG
- the LOC121838622 gene encoding tumor necrosis factor receptor superfamily member 6B-like isoform X1 has protein sequence MTPPLPLSSPVDDKGQREGSMIKSFYSWTSDNINMLFTILVVLASVDLSCSATKEVLQSQTPATYHHLDSSTGQLLTCHRCPPGHHMSAHCTATTQTVCTPCPSGHYTQYWNYLHKCLYCGTFCGEHQVVKEECSVLNDRVCECKGGYYWDADFCIRHSECPSGYGVKRRGTTETDTECEKCPPGSFSYSTSSRALCVNHTDCASLGRKTVLRGTCWHDNLCALSCEELKDGGEFKLLRTFLPDFFTHHKMRVVKLRKLVWRLMATEEEQEHQQEQQQHPASSLSQSGQRGLLQGQVKDWIRDASEEDLRRLPEILRKTHQSVMAERLEGKMRELQEASECNSVRNGVTSSPHCDVEEVSQSE, from the exons atgactcctccccttcctctttctaGTCCGGTTGACGATAAAGGGCAGAGAGAAGGATCCATGATCAAGTCCTTTTACAGCTGGACAAGCGACAACATCAACATG TTGTTCACAATCCTCGTAGTGCTGGCGTCGGTTGATCTCAGCTGTAGCGCAACGAAAGAGGTTCTTCAAAGTCAGACCCCCGCCACGTATCACCACCTGGACTCCTCCACCGGCCAGTTACTCACCTGTCATCGCTGTCCACCTGGCCATCACATGTCTGCGCACTGCACCGCCACCACGCAGACCGTGTGTACACCATGTCCATCAGGCCACTACACTCAGTACTGGAACTACCTGCACAAGTGCCTGTACTGCGGCACGTTCTGTGGGGAGCACCAGGTGGTCAAGGAGGAGTGCTCGGTCCTCAATGACAGGGTGTGTGAGTGCAAAGGAGGATATTACTGGGACGCCGATTTCTGTATCAGACACTCGGAGTGTCCTTCTGGCTACGGGGTGAAACGGAGAG GTACGACGGAGACGGACACAGAGTGTGAAAAATGCCCTCCCGGTTCCTTCTCCTACAGCACTTCTTCGCGCGCGCTGTGCGTAAATCACACGGATTGCGCGTCACTGGGGCGGAAGACGGTCCTCAGGGGTACGTGTTGGCACGACAACCTCTGCGCCCTTTCCTGTGAAGAACTGAAAGATGGAG GTGAGTTTAAACTACTCAGAACTTTCCTTCCTGACTTCTTCACTCATCACAAGATGAGAGTGGTGAAGCTGAGGAAGCTGGTCTGGAGGTTGATGGCCACTGAAGAGGAGCAGGAGCAccag caggagcagcagcagcacccaGCCAGCAGCCTCTCCCAGTCCGGCCAGAGAGGCCTCTTGCAGGGCCAGGTGAAGGACTGGATCAGGGATGCCTCAGAGGAAGACCTGAGGAGACTCCCTGAAATACTGAGGAAGACCCATCAGAGTGTGATGGCCGAGAGACTAGAGGGGAAGATGAGGGAGTTACAGGAAGCCTCTGAGTGTAACTCGGTTAGAAACGGGGTGACCTCATCGCCTCACTGTGATGTAGAAGAGGTTTCTCAATCTGAATAA